In Methanobacterium paludis, the following proteins share a genomic window:
- a CDS encoding diphthine--ammonia ligase has product MKAAVLFSGGKDSTMAAYKAIEEGWDVEYLVSMFSDNPDSYMFHVPNINLTELSSKAMGIPLLTAKTHGEKEKELDDLKRVLNELKEKGIEGIFAGALASTYQKSRIDNICNELGLESHAPLWHWDPQEYMEEIINLGFEVIITSVSAEGLDESWLGRKIDMDLLDEIINLNKKYGMHMAFEGGEAETMVLDCPLFKKRIKIVEAENVWDRDSGYYLIKKAFLEDK; this is encoded by the coding sequence ATGAAAGCAGCCGTACTTTTTTCAGGAGGCAAAGACAGCACAATGGCAGCATATAAAGCCATTGAAGAAGGCTGGGATGTTGAATATCTTGTATCAATGTTCTCAGATAATCCTGATTCTTACATGTTCCACGTTCCAAACATTAACCTCACAGAGCTTTCATCGAAAGCTATGGGGATTCCACTTTTAACTGCAAAAACCCATGGAGAAAAGGAAAAGGAACTTGATGATTTAAAAAGGGTTTTAAATGAATTAAAAGAAAAAGGAATCGAAGGGATATTTGCAGGTGCCTTAGCATCAACTTATCAAAAGTCTAGGATAGATAATATATGCAATGAATTGGGACTGGAATCACACGCACCACTATGGCACTGGGACCCACAGGAATATATGGAAGAGATTATAAACCTTGGATTTGAGGTTATAATAACCAGTGTTTCAGCAGAAGGTTTAGATGAGTCATGGCTTGGTAGAAAGATTGATATGGATCTTTTAGATGAAATTATCAACCTCAACAAGAAATATGGGATGCATATGGCCTTTGAAGGTGGTGAAGCTGAAACCATGGTTTTGGACTGTCCACTTTTCAAAAAACGTATAAAAATCGTTGAAGCTGAGAATGTTTGGGATAGGGACAGTGGATATTATTTAATAAAAAAGGCATTTTTAGAGGATAAATAA
- a CDS encoding PepSY domain-containing protein, translating into MNFKDKWNSLTREQKALLVLGVVILGLVFYAYHPIVGSPDNNNTTQVQQSTQPTTVTTVPFTQSGSNNTTVSDNTTGNGTSQITAEQAKNIATQSMPGYTAEEPTQGSINVDGASTSVWIVPLSKNNVVSKTLYIDATTGKIVQQT; encoded by the coding sequence ATGAACTTTAAAGACAAATGGAACAGTTTAACCCGTGAACAAAAGGCTTTGCTGGTGCTTGGAGTGGTAATCCTTGGTTTGGTGTTCTATGCTTACCATCCAATTGTGGGATCACCAGACAACAACAACACAACGCAAGTTCAACAGTCAACACAGCCCACTACCGTGACAACTGTACCTTTCACACAATCTGGATCTAATAACACAACTGTTTCTGACAATACAACGGGTAATGGTACAAGTCAAATAACAGCAGAACAAGCTAAAAATATAGCAACACAATCAATGCCAGGTTACACGGCCGAAGAACCCACACAAGGCTCAATAAATGTGGATGGTGCTAGCACTTCCGTCTGGATAGTTCCCCTTTCAAAAAACAACGTCGTATCAAAAACTTTGTATATCGATGCAACTACTGGAAAAATAGTACAACAAACATAA
- a CDS encoding M42 family metallopeptidase: MRKLLKKLTDAPGISGFEDGIRNVMIDEVKDHVDEIEVDNMGNMIATKKGKEGSKKVMLAAHMDEIGLLVRYIDKNGFIKFSKIGGINDQMLLNQEVTVYASKGEIIGVIGSKPPHRMKESERKKILGYEDMFIDIGAADKEEAEKMVAVGDPIIINQNFAELGTSLVKAKALDNRVGCAVLVEVMKQLESDATVYGVATVQEEVGLKGAKTSAFKLNPDMAIVLDVTISGDHPGIKEDEAPAKAGKGPVIVLADASGRGLITHPKVKELLTSVADEEKIPYQLEVSEGGTTDASVIHLTREGIPTGVISPASRYIHTPVSVVNVEDVENAVKLIVAVLKRI, translated from the coding sequence ATGAGAAAACTACTAAAAAAACTTACAGATGCGCCAGGAATTTCTGGCTTTGAAGATGGAATTCGAAATGTAATGATAGATGAAGTAAAAGACCATGTGGATGAAATTGAAGTTGACAACATGGGAAACATGATCGCTACCAAAAAGGGAAAGGAAGGCAGTAAAAAGGTCATGTTAGCAGCTCATATGGATGAAATAGGACTTTTAGTTCGTTATATTGATAAAAATGGGTTCATAAAGTTCTCAAAGATCGGCGGAATAAACGATCAGATGCTTTTAAACCAGGAAGTTACTGTATACGCTTCTAAAGGTGAGATAATAGGAGTTATAGGTTCAAAACCACCACACAGGATGAAAGAATCTGAAAGAAAAAAAATACTTGGTTATGAGGACATGTTCATAGATATAGGGGCTGCAGATAAGGAAGAAGCTGAAAAAATGGTGGCAGTTGGCGACCCCATCATAATAAATCAGAACTTTGCAGAACTTGGAACATCTCTGGTCAAGGCAAAGGCCCTTGACAACAGAGTGGGCTGTGCAGTGCTTGTTGAAGTAATGAAACAGCTTGAAAGTGATGCAACAGTTTATGGTGTTGCAACAGTCCAGGAAGAAGTTGGTCTTAAAGGTGCAAAAACCTCTGCATTCAAGTTAAACCCCGACATGGCCATAGTCCTTGATGTTACAATATCCGGCGACCACCCTGGTATCAAGGAAGACGAGGCCCCTGCAAAGGCAGGTAAAGGTCCAGTCATAGTGCTTGCAGATGCAAGTGGAAGAGGACTCATAACACATCCCAAAGTGAAAGAACTCCTTACCTCTGTTGCAGACGAAGAAAAAATACCTTACCAGCTCGAAGTCAGTGAGGGAGGAACAACCGATGCTTCAGTGATACACCTTACAAGGGAAGGAATCCCAACTGGAGTTATATCACCTGCATCAAGGTACATACACACTCCTGTAAGTGTTGTGAACGTTGAAGATGTTGAAAATGCAGTAAAACTTATTGTGGCTGTTCTTAAAAGGATTTAA
- a CDS encoding ATPase domain-containing protein: MKRIKTGINGIDQITGGFPDGRSILITGDAGSGKTIFGLQFAKMSCEQGLKTVYITTEEDSNDLYTQSSAFSWDLKSFEDNGSLSFIELAGIRAKVTEAEMSIDIESMKGNFSKFLNDLPDDTQTVVIDNIGSYTAKLTPYEFRDRFDLLVYELKQRNITALIILDSATSRELNEIALFSVYGAFKLMKRDNPYTGRRERVMDIVKMRSTKTPTQFITYEINSNGITIVSGIELDPENKDKKDK; encoded by the coding sequence TTGAAAAGGATAAAAACAGGGATAAATGGAATTGACCAGATCACAGGAGGATTTCCAGATGGGAGATCTATTCTTATAACAGGTGATGCAGGTTCTGGTAAAACTATTTTTGGACTTCAGTTTGCGAAAATGAGCTGTGAACAAGGACTTAAAACTGTATATATAACAACAGAAGAAGATTCAAACGATCTTTATACTCAAAGTAGCGCATTCAGCTGGGATCTTAAAAGTTTCGAGGATAATGGAAGTTTAAGTTTCATAGAACTTGCAGGCATAAGAGCCAAAGTTACAGAAGCTGAAATGAGCATAGATATCGAATCCATGAAGGGAAACTTCTCAAAATTTTTAAATGACCTACCTGATGACACTCAAACAGTTGTTATAGATAATATAGGAAGTTATACAGCTAAATTAACACCTTATGAATTCCGAGACCGTTTTGATCTCCTCGTTTATGAGCTTAAACAGCGCAACATCACTGCTTTGATAATACTTGATAGTGCAACATCTAGAGAACTCAATGAAATAGCTCTTTTCTCAGTTTACGGTGCTTTTAAACTCATGAAACGTGACAATCCATATACTGGCCGTAGAGAACGTGTTATGGATATTGTAAAAATGAGAAGTACTAAAACACCCACCCAATTCATAACCTATGAAATAAATTCTAATGGAATAACCATAGTGTCCGGGATAGAATTAGACCCTGAAAACAAGGATAAAAAAGATAAATGA
- a CDS encoding methanogen output domain 1-containing protein, which yields MSNVKILVVEDESIVAMDIKHRAEVLGYTVTSISPSGEEAIRKVAENPPDLVLMDIVLKGEMDGVEAAQKIRDSYDIPIVYLTAYSDEKTLKRAKVTEPFGYIIKPFEDRELHSAVEVALYKHKMESKLKESEKWLSTTLESIGDAVIATDNEGNIKFMNPIATEVTGWDSEEAMGKPLTDVFRMINEKTGTFIENPVTKVVQNDATIELEEPTILITKEGKKLPIDDSCAPIRDKNGDVLGVALIFKDITERRKAEKEKEELLKEKARGELSSFVLSALPVFASNIPPQIRNNIARSFSDRFERNMKPKFEEELKKCLEDYDNTTADIIFKCYISWLSEFLLNLGINSEETKGHENSIKLLNCPWIEENETSPMFCLICRAIIIRSFTWTEIKGNVEQKTCMADGAGECVFKFLHLNG from the coding sequence ATGTCAAATGTAAAAATCCTTGTGGTTGAAGATGAAAGCATCGTAGCTATGGATATAAAACATAGAGCAGAAGTCCTGGGATACACCGTAACTTCAATTAGTCCCTCTGGAGAGGAAGCAATTAGAAAAGTTGCAGAAAACCCCCCGGATCTGGTTTTAATGGATATAGTGCTTAAAGGAGAGATGGATGGTGTTGAAGCAGCCCAGAAAATACGCGACAGCTATGATATACCTATTGTGTATCTTACTGCTTATTCAGATGAGAAAACCCTCAAAAGGGCAAAGGTTACAGAACCATTTGGTTACATAATAAAACCTTTTGAGGATAGAGAACTTCACAGTGCTGTTGAAGTAGCTCTTTACAAGCATAAGATGGAGAGCAAGTTGAAAGAAAGCGAAAAATGGCTTTCAACTACACTTGAAAGTATTGGGGATGCTGTTATAGCAACAGACAATGAGGGGAATATTAAATTTATGAATCCAATTGCAACAGAAGTTACTGGATGGGATTCTGAAGAAGCAATGGGTAAACCTCTTACAGACGTTTTTAGAATGATAAATGAGAAGACAGGAACTTTTATTGAAAATCCTGTGACAAAAGTTGTTCAAAATGATGCAACAATTGAATTAGAAGAACCTACCATTCTTATAACCAAGGAAGGGAAAAAACTGCCCATTGATGACAGCTGCGCTCCAATTCGAGATAAAAATGGTGACGTATTAGGAGTTGCATTAATATTTAAGGATATAACAGAACGTAGAAAAGCTGAAAAGGAGAAAGAAGAACTTTTAAAAGAAAAAGCAAGAGGAGAACTTTCTAGTTTTGTTTTAAGTGCATTACCAGTTTTCGCATCAAACATTCCACCACAGATCCGAAACAATATTGCAAGAAGTTTTTCGGACCGTTTTGAAAGGAATATGAAACCAAAATTTGAGGAAGAACTCAAAAAATGTCTTGAAGACTATGATAATACCACAGCTGATATTATTTTTAAATGTTACATTTCATGGTTATCTGAATTCCTTTTAAACCTTGGGATAAACTCTGAAGAAACAAAAGGACACGAAAATTCTATTAAACTCCTTAACTGTCCGTGGATAGAAGAAAATGAAACCAGCCCTATGTTTTGCCTTATATGTCGAGCTATAATCATAAGAAGCTTCACATGGACCGAGATTAAAGGGAATGTAGAACAAAAAACCTGCATGGCAGATGGTGCAGGCGAATGTGTATTCAAATTTCTTCATTTAAACGGATAA
- the uvrC gene encoding excinuclease ABC subunit UvrC: MAQSNEPEDLPDKPGVYIMKDVEDRVIYVGKAKSLKKRVKSYFKDDIDSPKTRAQMRQFNHLEYIITDTEKEALILESNLIKKHMPRYNIRLKDDKRYPYIKVTNEDYPRVLITRRVLDDGSYYYGPFTDSGAVKRLVKFLKAIFKIRDCKRMDGPCLNYQIYLCNAPCGSKITKEEYRKQVDKVTLFFEGKYNKIIEILKQNMADAAQNHEYEKAAVIRDQLNSIDDILEKQKMEVTRNLDQDVVACSCNEKLACVVVFSVRDGKIIGKDDFLMSGAENTPPDQVLSAFLKQYYSGPRHVPAEIVLQYEVDDKKLLLEWLSEKRGNKVIFKVPEEGMEYRLVQMVAKNADIIRKHQEEVKGALIDLKKYLRIPKLPRRIEAFDISNISGKLAVGSMVVFEDGTPKKGSYRRFKVKTNGPDDYAMMKEVLTRRYGRLKREGENEPDLVLVDGGKGQLNVALDVFRSLEMDLPVIGLAKEFEHVFMPHIPSPIILPHDSEALHLLQRVRDEAHRFAVTYHKKLRSKQLNSSILDKIPGVGNKRKIKLLKHFGSLDNLKKASIEDIAGVKGISSNLASNIYEYVHRADEENQVHDEN; this comes from the coding sequence GTGGCTCAAAGCAACGAACCAGAAGATTTACCAGATAAACCAGGCGTATACATCATGAAAGATGTTGAAGATAGGGTTATCTATGTGGGAAAAGCTAAATCCCTTAAAAAAAGGGTTAAATCCTATTTTAAGGATGATATTGACTCTCCAAAAACCAGGGCGCAGATGAGGCAATTCAACCATCTTGAATACATAATCACCGATACAGAGAAGGAAGCCCTGATCCTGGAATCAAACCTGATAAAAAAGCACATGCCCAGGTACAACATACGCCTCAAGGATGATAAACGTTATCCATACATAAAAGTAACCAATGAAGATTATCCAAGAGTTTTAATCACAAGGAGAGTTTTAGATGATGGTTCATATTATTACGGGCCATTTACTGACTCTGGAGCCGTTAAAAGACTTGTTAAATTCCTGAAAGCTATTTTTAAAATAAGGGACTGTAAAAGGATGGACGGGCCCTGTCTTAACTACCAGATATATCTTTGCAACGCCCCATGTGGTAGTAAAATAACTAAAGAGGAATATAGAAAACAGGTAGATAAGGTAACCCTGTTTTTTGAGGGTAAATATAATAAAATAATTGAGATACTCAAACAGAACATGGCTGATGCGGCCCAAAATCATGAATATGAAAAAGCTGCAGTTATAAGGGACCAGCTGAACTCCATAGATGACATACTTGAAAAACAGAAGATGGAAGTCACAAGAAACCTTGATCAGGATGTTGTGGCATGTTCATGTAATGAAAAATTGGCATGTGTCGTTGTGTTCTCTGTTAGAGACGGTAAAATCATAGGAAAAGACGATTTCCTCATGAGCGGTGCTGAAAATACTCCGCCGGATCAGGTTTTATCCGCGTTCTTAAAACAGTACTACTCCGGACCTCGACATGTTCCAGCTGAGATAGTGCTTCAATATGAAGTTGATGATAAAAAACTGCTTTTAGAATGGCTTTCAGAAAAGAGAGGGAATAAGGTGATCTTCAAGGTTCCTGAGGAGGGTATGGAGTATCGTCTGGTTCAGATGGTTGCTAAAAATGCGGATATCATTCGAAAACATCAGGAAGAAGTTAAAGGTGCACTTATTGACCTGAAAAAATATTTAAGGATACCAAAACTTCCAAGACGCATCGAAGCATTTGATATTTCAAACATAAGCGGAAAACTGGCAGTAGGATCCATGGTTGTGTTTGAAGACGGTACACCCAAAAAGGGAAGTTACAGAAGGTTCAAAGTTAAGACAAATGGGCCTGATGATTACGCAATGATGAAAGAGGTTTTAACTAGGAGATATGGGCGCCTTAAAAGGGAGGGTGAAAATGAGCCGGATCTTGTCCTTGTGGATGGAGGTAAAGGTCAGCTCAACGTTGCTCTGGACGTTTTCAGATCCCTCGAAATGGACCTGCCAGTTATAGGGCTTGCAAAGGAATTTGAACATGTTTTCATGCCACATATACCAAGTCCAATTATTTTACCCCACGATTCGGAGGCCCTGCATCTCCTGCAGCGAGTCCGTGATGAAGCTCATAGATTTGCAGTGACGTACCACAAGAAGCTGCGTTCCAAACAACTCAATAGCTCAATACTGGATAAAATTCCTGGAGTCGGGAATAAAAGAAAAATAAAACTTCTAAAACATTTTGGAAGCCTTGATAACCTGAAAAAAGCCAGTATTGAAGATATTGCAGGAGTTAAAGGAATAAGTTCTAATCTGGCTTCTAATATTTATGAATATGTCCATAGAGCAGATGAGGAAAATCAAGTACATGATGAAAATTGA
- the uvrB gene encoding excinuclease ABC subunit UvrB, whose translation MTGFKLESAYEPLGDQPKAINSLSEGIKKGLKHQTLLGVTGSGKTFTMANVIQKVQKPTLVISHNKTLAAQLYEEFKEFFPDNAVEYFVSYYDYYQPEAYIAHTDTYIDKEASINEEIDRMRHSTTQSLLSRDDVIVVSSVSCIYGIGTPEDYGGFILSLKLGDEPGREEILTKLVEMQYERNDIEFIRGKFRVRGDVIEIFPVNSTIAIRLELFGDEVDGISFIDPLKGTVIKELERITVFPAKHFITSKEKLESGIKGIEEELEDRLTVLRSQNKLLEAQRLEQRTRFDLEMLQEMGYCTGIENYSMHLSGRKWNETPYTLLKYFPEDYLTIIDESHVTVPQIGGMYAGDKARKDSLVGYGFRLPSARENRPLKFDEFERLQNQVMYVSATPAKYELGKSQNVVEQIIRPTGLVDPEVIVKPVKGQVDHLLGAIQEKVKQNQRILVTTLTKKMAEDLTDYYAKVGIKVRYLHSEIGTLERTEIIDDLRRGEFDCLVGVNLLREGLDLPEVSLVGILDADKEGFLRSQTSLIQTIGRASRNINGQVIMYADEITESIRSALDVTNRRRTIQVAYNKEHDITAKSVVKSIKEKTKKDETSLVDDITDIENIPKDELSLLIKDLEQEMKKAALKLDFEKAAKIRDKILVLEGVSK comes from the coding sequence ATGACAGGATTTAAACTTGAATCAGCTTATGAACCGTTAGGGGACCAACCAAAAGCTATAAATTCCCTTTCAGAGGGAATAAAAAAAGGTTTGAAGCATCAAACATTACTTGGTGTTACAGGGTCTGGTAAGACATTCACAATGGCTAACGTCATTCAAAAGGTTCAAAAACCTACCCTTGTGATATCTCACAACAAAACATTAGCTGCACAGCTTTACGAAGAGTTTAAGGAGTTTTTCCCAGATAACGCCGTGGAATACTTCGTAAGTTATTATGACTATTATCAACCAGAAGCTTACATAGCACACACAGACACTTACATAGATAAAGAAGCATCAATAAATGAAGAAATAGACCGTATGCGGCACTCCACAACCCAATCTCTCCTCTCAAGGGATGACGTAATAGTTGTATCCAGTGTTTCATGCATATATGGTATTGGAACTCCAGAAGATTACGGTGGATTTATATTATCCCTTAAACTGGGTGATGAACCTGGAAGAGAGGAAATTCTCACAAAACTTGTGGAAATGCAGTACGAAAGAAACGATATAGAATTTATAAGGGGAAAATTCAGAGTTCGAGGAGACGTAATAGAAATATTTCCTGTAAACAGTACCATTGCCATTAGATTGGAGCTTTTTGGCGACGAAGTGGATGGTATATCATTCATAGACCCGTTGAAAGGTACAGTAATCAAAGAACTTGAAAGAATAACAGTATTTCCTGCAAAACATTTTATAACATCCAAAGAAAAGCTGGAAAGTGGAATAAAAGGTATTGAAGAAGAACTTGAAGACAGATTAACTGTTCTAAGATCCCAGAACAAACTCCTTGAAGCCCAAAGATTGGAACAGAGAACCCGGTTTGACCTTGAGATGCTTCAGGAAATGGGTTACTGTACAGGCATAGAAAACTATTCCATGCATCTTTCAGGCAGAAAATGGAATGAAACACCATACACATTACTTAAATATTTCCCAGAAGATTACCTCACCATAATCGATGAATCCCATGTTACAGTACCCCAAATTGGGGGAATGTACGCTGGAGATAAGGCCCGTAAGGATTCCCTTGTAGGTTACGGTTTCAGACTCCCATCTGCACGTGAAAACCGTCCATTAAAATTTGATGAGTTTGAGAGACTTCAAAACCAGGTCATGTACGTATCTGCAACACCAGCCAAATACGAGCTTGGAAAGAGTCAAAATGTGGTAGAACAAATAATAAGACCTACAGGACTTGTAGATCCAGAAGTGATAGTTAAACCAGTTAAAGGACAGGTTGACCACCTCTTAGGAGCTATACAGGAAAAAGTTAAACAGAACCAGAGGATTCTGGTAACCACACTAACCAAAAAAATGGCAGAGGATCTTACAGATTACTATGCAAAGGTAGGAATTAAAGTCAGATACCTTCACTCTGAAATCGGAACCCTTGAAAGAACGGAAATAATTGACGACCTCAGGAGAGGGGAATTTGACTGCCTTGTAGGTGTGAACCTCCTCAGGGAAGGTCTGGACCTTCCAGAGGTTTCCCTTGTAGGCATTCTCGATGCAGATAAAGAGGGATTCCTTCGATCACAAACCTCACTTATACAAACCATAGGCAGGGCTTCAAGAAATATCAACGGCCAGGTTATAATGTACGCTGATGAAATAACAGAATCCATACGTTCGGCTCTTGATGTAACTAACCGCCGTAGAACAATTCAGGTGGCCTACAACAAAGAGCATGATATAACCGCAAAATCAGTGGTAAAATCTATAAAGGAAAAAACTAAAAAAGATGAAACATCTTTAGTTGATGATATTACAGATATAGAAAACATTCCAAAAGATGAATTAAGTCTTTTAATAAAAGATTTAGAACAAGAAATGAAAAAAGCAGCTTTAAAACTTGATTTTGAAAAAGCTGCAAAAATAAGGGATAAAATACTTGTTTTAGAAGGGGTTTCAAAGTAA